In Mangifera indica cultivar Alphonso chromosome 1, CATAS_Mindica_2.1, whole genome shotgun sequence, a single genomic region encodes these proteins:
- the LOC123226049 gene encoding transcription factor ILR3-like isoform X1 codes for MVSPENTNWLYDFTMIDDMPVHDANFSVSAAGFTWPVQPMNGPSNVSVNSITDASFGDSDGPNESGSKKRGRSESCTAAFSSKACREKLRRDRLNDKFVELGSILEPGRPPKTDKAAILIDAVRLVTQLRGEAQKLKDSNSSLQEKIKELKAEKNELRDEKQRLKAEKEKLEQQLKAMNAQPSFLAPPTIPAAFAAQGQAPGNKLVPFIGYPGVAMWQFMPPAAVDTSQDHVLRPPVA; via the exons ATGGTTTCCCCGGAAAATACGAATTGGCTGTACGATTTCACTATGATCGACGACATGCCTGTTCACGATGCCAATTTCTCTGTCTCTGCTGCGGGTTTTACTTGGCCTGTTCAACCCATGAACGGCCCCTCTAATGTCAG TGTGAATTCTATCACTGATGCCTCATTTGGGGATTCAGATGGCCCAAATGAAAGTGGCTCAAAAAAGAG GGGTAGATCTGAATCGTGCACTGCTGCATTTAGCTCCAAGGCATGTAGGGAGAAGTTGCGTAGGGATAGGCTGAACGATAA GTTTGTGGAGTTAGGCTCTATCTTGGAGCCTGGGCGGCCTCCCAAAACAGACAAGGCAGCTATTTTGATTGATGCTGTACGGTTGGTTACTCAACTGCGGGGTGAGGCCCAGAAGTTGAAGGACTCAAATTCTAGTCTCCAAGAGAAGATTAAAGAGTTGAAG GCTGAGAAGAATGAGCTTCGTGATGAGAAGCAAAGGCTGAAGGCAGAGAAAGAGAAATTGGAGCAGCAACTCAAGGCCATGAACGCACAACCCAGCTTCTTGGCCCCTCCTACAATTCCTGCTGCATTTGCAGCCCAAGGCCAAGCTCCTGGCAACAAGTTGGTGCCTTTCATTGGTTACCCTGGAGTTGCGATGTGGCAATTCATGCCACCAGCTGCAGTGGACACCTCACAGGATCATGTGCTCCGCCCTCCAGTTGCTTAA
- the LOC123226049 gene encoding transcription factor ILR3-like isoform X2 has product MVSPENTNWLYDFTMIDDMPVHDANFSVSAAGFTWPVQPMNGPSNVRGRSESCTAAFSSKACREKLRRDRLNDKFVELGSILEPGRPPKTDKAAILIDAVRLVTQLRGEAQKLKDSNSSLQEKIKELKAEKNELRDEKQRLKAEKEKLEQQLKAMNAQPSFLAPPTIPAAFAAQGQAPGNKLVPFIGYPGVAMWQFMPPAAVDTSQDHVLRPPVA; this is encoded by the exons ATGGTTTCCCCGGAAAATACGAATTGGCTGTACGATTTCACTATGATCGACGACATGCCTGTTCACGATGCCAATTTCTCTGTCTCTGCTGCGGGTTTTACTTGGCCTGTTCAACCCATGAACGGCCCCTCTAATGTCAG GGGTAGATCTGAATCGTGCACTGCTGCATTTAGCTCCAAGGCATGTAGGGAGAAGTTGCGTAGGGATAGGCTGAACGATAA GTTTGTGGAGTTAGGCTCTATCTTGGAGCCTGGGCGGCCTCCCAAAACAGACAAGGCAGCTATTTTGATTGATGCTGTACGGTTGGTTACTCAACTGCGGGGTGAGGCCCAGAAGTTGAAGGACTCAAATTCTAGTCTCCAAGAGAAGATTAAAGAGTTGAAG GCTGAGAAGAATGAGCTTCGTGATGAGAAGCAAAGGCTGAAGGCAGAGAAAGAGAAATTGGAGCAGCAACTCAAGGCCATGAACGCACAACCCAGCTTCTTGGCCCCTCCTACAATTCCTGCTGCATTTGCAGCCCAAGGCCAAGCTCCTGGCAACAAGTTGGTGCCTTTCATTGGTTACCCTGGAGTTGCGATGTGGCAATTCATGCCACCAGCTGCAGTGGACACCTCACAGGATCATGTGCTCCGCCCTCCAGTTGCTTAA
- the LOC123226043 gene encoding probable galacturonosyltransferase 12, which translates to MQLHISPSLRHVTVLPGKGVREFIKVKIWSRRVSYRMLFYSLLFFTFLLRFVFVLTTVDTIDGEAKCSTIGCLGKKLGPRILGKRPDSNNVPEIVYRVLEEPISKDALQGRSDIPQTLEEFMVEIKETKPDAKAFAVKLRDMVTLMEQRTRTAKIQEYLYRHVASSSIPKQLHCLALRLANEHSTNAAARLQLPSAELVPALVDNSYFHYVLASDNVLATSVVATSLVKNSLHPQKIVLHIITDKKTYYPMQAWFSLHSLSPAVIEVKALHHFDWFSKGKVPVLEAMEKDQRVRSQFRGGSSAIVANNTEKPVVIASKLQALSPKYNSLMNHIRIHLPELFPSLSKIVFLDDDIVVQTDLSPLWDIDMNGKVNGAVETCRGEDKFVMSKKFKSYLNFSHPLISSNFEPNECAWAYGMNIFDLEAWRKTNISRTYHHWLEENLKSDLSLWQLGTLPPGLIAFHGHVHVIDPFWHMLGLGYQENTSFADAESAGVIHFNGRAKPWLDIAFPQLRPLWSKYINFSDKFIKSCHIRAH; encoded by the exons ATGCAGCTTCATATATCGCCCAGTTTGAGGCATGTGACAGTGCTTCCAGGCAAAGGTGTTAGAGAATTTATCAAAGTGAAAATTTGGTCCAGAAGGGTGTCATATCGAATGCTTTTCTATTCCCTTTTGTTCTTCACATTTCTTCTCCGGTTTGTGTTTGTGTTAACCACTGTGGACACCATTGATGGAGAAGCCAAATGCTCCACTATAG GTTGCCTGGGAAAGAAACTAGGACCAAGGATTCTTGGAAAAAGGCCTGATTCTAATAAT gTCCCAGAAATTGTATACAGAGTACTAGAAGAGCCCATTAGCAAAGATGCATTACAAGGAAGATCTGATATTCCTCAGACTTTAGAAGAATTCATGGTAGAAATTAAGGAAACCAAACCAGATGCAAAGGCCTTTGCTGTCAAGCTTAGGGATATG GTTACCCTTATGGAACAAAGGACTAGAACAGCCAAAATCCAAGAATATTTATACCGCCATGTAGCATCAAGCAGCATACCAAAGCAGCTGCATTGCCTAGCTCTAAGGTTAGCCAATGAACACTCCACGAATGCTGCCGCCCGCCTCCAGCTCCCCTCAGCAGAACTGGTTCCAGCCCTTGTTGACAACTCATACTTTCACTACGTCCTCGCCTCTGACAATGTGCTAGCTACATCTGTCGTTGCAACGTCACTAGTGAAGAACTCATTACACCCCCAGAAAATTGTGTTGCACATAATAACAGATAAGAAAACTTACTATCCAATGCAGGCATGGTTCTCATTGCACTCACTGTCACCTGCTGTAATTGAGGTTAAGGCATTGCACCATTTTGATTGGTTTTCAAAGGGTAAGGTGCCGGTTTTAGAAGCAATGGAAAAAGATCAACGCGTGCGGTCACAGTTTAGAGGCGGATCATCAGCAATTGTGGCAAATAACACCGAGAAGCCTGTTGTCATTGCTTCAAAGCTACAAGCACTTAGTCCTAAATACAACTCTTTGATGAATCACATTCGTATTCATCTACCAGAG TTGTTTCCCAGCCTCAGCAAGATTGTGTTCCTGGACGATGACATTGTGGTTCAAACTGATCTTTCTCCTCTGTGGGACATTGATATGAATGGAAAAGTTAATGGAGCAGTAGAGACATGCAGAGGGGAAGATAAGTTTGTTATGTCAAAGAAGTTCAAGAGCTACCTGAATTTCTCCCATCCTTTGATATCAAGCAATTTTGAGCCTAATGAATGTGCATGGGCTTACGGCATGAACATATTTGATCTAGAGGCTTGGAGGAAAACCAACATAAGCCGCACATACCATCACTGGCTAGAAGAG AACTTAAAATCGGACCTGAGTTTGTGGCAGCTAGGGACATTACCGCCGGGTTTAATAGCTTTCCATGGTCATGTCCATGTTATTGATCCTTTCTGGCACATGCTAGGGTTGGGATACCAGGAAAATACTAGCTTTGCCGATGCTGAGAGTGCCGGTGTCATCCATTTCAATGGCAGAGCAAAGCCCTGGTTAGACATAGCCTTCCCTCAACTTCGGCCATTGTGGTCTAAGTACATAAACTTTTCTGATAAGTTCATAAAAAGCTGTCATATCAGGGCACATTAA